A portion of the Acidisarcina polymorpha genome contains these proteins:
- a CDS encoding AraC family transcriptional regulator: MEKSAPKAMPHDEDRPWDPAAAAALSKNETGTLWRNERVAGAELFRGDFQAYSFTRHFHSEASFGAMQSGVMRSWHRDRNYTLQPDTVIMFNPGDVHAPFPADSRRWSFRMFYLQDELFERLSLQISATPIRFTEAFRLDPQLADKILELHKKLEGHCEAIEFECRMLNVLEHVAQRHAEKACTTPSTAPSGSVARMREYIHAHAEEQISLEALANVGHLSMYHALRSFREALGLPPHKYLLQVRIERAKNMLQRGEPIVDVASTLGFSDQSHLTRHFKRVFGVPPAQSLRRVV, encoded by the coding sequence ATGGAGAAATCAGCCCCCAAAGCAATGCCGCATGACGAGGACCGGCCCTGGGATCCAGCCGCAGCCGCTGCCTTGTCTAAGAATGAAACGGGCACGCTGTGGCGGAATGAACGGGTGGCGGGCGCAGAACTCTTTCGCGGAGACTTCCAGGCCTACTCCTTCACTCGCCATTTCCACTCCGAAGCCTCCTTCGGTGCCATGCAGTCCGGGGTTATGCGCTCCTGGCATCGCGACCGCAACTACACGCTGCAACCAGATACGGTAATTATGTTCAACCCCGGCGATGTGCACGCGCCGTTCCCAGCTGATAGCCGGCGCTGGTCGTTCCGCATGTTCTACCTGCAGGACGAACTCTTTGAGCGGCTCAGCCTGCAGATCTCCGCAACGCCTATCCGATTTACAGAAGCCTTTCGTCTCGATCCACAACTCGCCGACAAGATACTGGAGCTACATAAGAAGCTGGAAGGTCATTGCGAGGCAATCGAGTTTGAATGCAGGATGCTTAACGTCCTAGAGCACGTCGCGCAGAGACACGCTGAGAAGGCGTGCACCACCCCGTCGACGGCACCTTCGGGCAGTGTCGCGCGCATGCGTGAGTACATTCACGCGCACGCCGAAGAGCAGATCAGCCTTGAAGCGCTTGCCAACGTTGGCCACCTGAGTATGTATCATGCGCTTCGCAGTTTTCGCGAGGCGCTGGGCCTGCCGCCGCACAAATACCTGCTGCAGGTACGGATCGAACGAGCCAAAAATATGCTGCAGCGCGGCGAACCGATCGTCGATGTTGCTTCAACGTTGGGCTTCTCGGATCAGAGCCACCTGACTCGCCACTTCAAGCGTGTTTTCGGCGTACCGCCGGCCCAGAGCCTGCGTAGAGTGGTTTAG
- a CDS encoding TMEM175 family protein: MPDEADRNERQISRLGSFIDAVFAIAITLPVVQLTAPKVGAGENLGAAYARLRPDLIAYILGFMVIGLFWNCSHFGAKLLVKSDQGFNLLTLLFLASVTLTPFPARPFIEHIADPPNAGVAAMFYGLALTAPIAMWFSRWLWGVLRGLYNPELPKSYVRALTIRYATALAVALSGALILVLTKHPRIGLSTVAASTASFLLPPTTLFGSRRSLKRANHDVSKSARYAGALDSLHLPQTWPGPNFEQKQRRSCKQSAWANVFTIP, from the coding sequence ATGCCTGATGAAGCGGACCGAAATGAACGACAGATCAGTCGGCTCGGCAGTTTCATCGACGCCGTGTTCGCGATCGCTATCACACTTCCGGTTGTGCAGTTGACAGCACCTAAGGTCGGGGCAGGTGAGAATCTAGGAGCCGCCTATGCTCGCTTGCGGCCTGATCTAATTGCCTACATCCTCGGATTCATGGTTATTGGACTTTTCTGGAACTGTTCGCACTTTGGTGCGAAGCTTTTGGTAAAGTCCGATCAAGGGTTCAATCTGCTGACTCTTCTCTTCTTGGCGTCCGTAACCCTAACCCCATTTCCAGCACGGCCGTTTATTGAACATATTGCAGATCCGCCAAACGCTGGCGTCGCGGCAATGTTCTATGGACTCGCTCTCACTGCGCCAATCGCGATGTGGTTCTCGCGCTGGCTCTGGGGAGTGTTGCGCGGTCTCTATAACCCGGAGCTTCCGAAGAGCTATGTGCGAGCACTCACCATTCGATATGCCACTGCTCTAGCGGTCGCACTGTCCGGCGCGCTCATATTGGTGCTGACCAAGCATCCGAGAATCGGCCTCTCTACCGTGGCTGCATCGACGGCAAGCTTCCTCTTACCCCCGACCACCCTATTTGGATCTCGTCGAAGCTTGAAGAGGGCGAATCATGATGTTTCTAAGTCGGCGCGATATGCCGGCGCACTCGATAGCCTGCATCTTCCGCAAACGTGGCCTGGACCTAACTTTGAGCAGAAGCAACGCCGCTCATGCAAGCAAAGTGCCTGGGCGAATGTGTTCACAATTCCTTAG